AGTAGGCGTTTCAACTTTAAACCCTCAGCACCACAGTGACAAGTAATCATTCCAGCTTCATTTGCTTTCCACAAAGATGGGTAATTCATATGGTCTTTGCAAACCGGCTCATCATCTGGCTTCTCATTAGGCTTATCATCATCCGGCTT
Above is a genomic segment from Camelina sativa cultivar DH55 unplaced genomic scaffold, Cs unpScaffold36102, whole genome shotgun sequence containing:
- the LOC109132172 gene encoding lysine-specific demethylase JMJ25-like — encoded protein: VNRGLEYEHGEEGKVIEKPDDDKPNEKPDDEPVCKDHMNYPSLWKANEAGMITCHCGAEGLKLKR